A genomic stretch from Pirellulales bacterium includes:
- a CDS encoding DDE-type integrase/transposase/recombinase — MQPVGPHRHWHVDISYLNLGGTFYCLCSLLDGYSRYIVHCEIRSSMTERDVETIVQRALEKHPGVTPRIISDNCEWHWNRAAPGGP, encoded by the coding sequence GTGCAGCCGGTTGGGCCGCACAGGCACTGGCACGTCGATATCAGCTACCTGAACCTGGGCGGCACGTTCTACTGCCTGTGCAGCTTGCTGGACGGCTACAGCCGCTACATCGTCCACTGTGAGATCCGCTCCTCGATGACCGAGCGGGACGTCGAGACGATCGTCCAACGCGCTTTGGAAAAACACCCCGGCGTCACGCCGCGGATCATCAGCGACAACTGTGAGTGGCATTGGAATCGTGCAGCGCCCGGCGGGCCGTAA